In Haematobia irritans isolate KBUSLIRL chromosome 1, ASM5000362v1, whole genome shotgun sequence, a genomic segment contains:
- the LOC142229386 gene encoding tomoregulin-1-like: MQFKEIFIFIALTLFATVYGACVPECPLDYSQVCGQLPDGKKVTYVNSCRMRFEACRTGKDIIQVNRGPCKK; the protein is encoded by the exons ATGCAAttcaaggaaatttttatttttattgctctAACCTTATTTGCCACAGTTTATGGTGCCTGTGTGCCTGAATGTCCATTGGATTATAGTCAAGTATGTGGACAATTACCAGATGGTAAAAAGGTTACCTATGTTAATTCATGCAGAATGAGATTTGAAGCCTGTAGGACTGGCAAAG atATTATTCAAGTGAACAGAGGACCTTGTAAGAAGTAA